In the genome of Andrena cerasifolii isolate SP2316 chromosome 5, iyAndCera1_principal, whole genome shotgun sequence, one region contains:
- the Cdc14 gene encoding cell division cycle protein 14 isoform X6, with protein MEDINDAIVCATEFIKDRLEFITLRREIKPKSTQDTHYFSIDNELVYQNFHEDFGPLNLAMLYHYCQKVNKKLKAITLKKKKIVHYTTMNPHNRVNAAFLIGSYAILYCKHTAEEAYNCLTKSPNSPAFIRFRDASVSSAWYQISLSECLSAIYKCHRLGFFNFQNFRVKEYEYFERVENGDLNWIVPGKFIAFCGPYAESKIENGYRLHAPESYFTYFRCNNVTTIIRLNAKIYDASSFTEAGFDHKDLFFVDGSTPTDSIMHQFLETSENATGAVAVHCKAGLGRTGSLIGCYIMKHYHLTARETIAWIRICRPGSVIGHQQEWLERKEAYLHSLLKEPLKPKTRTPVHKYGIYSIINRRKPAFLSNLKIKLKNTHVVQDNVSGIMHRVDGITLDNRAPAAGTSATKYMILTQGDKLNQIKARRSTLPANHLNTTTGPPTVVHCYLRPLLKARGPKNKSSTLPANKEKDPTKRSLPRSTTTTIAKRNSWLVNGTCDPPPRRVKSTKPAIQIHSINNTTTTTPVTSISVSKPVTRASIRSSCITETHTTNSSTNHSVTQPQPGMNMILRSADRVHRYHSLRHARMTRSCKTAFIGRLTHIVSGVGDDNPVIQGSRQRRRSHCLNPIIQ; from the exons ATGGAGGATATAAACGATGCAATAGTATGCGCAACAGAATTTATAAAAG atcgaTTAGAGTTTATAACATTGCGCAGAGAGATAAAGCCAAAGAGTACGCAAGACACTCATTATTTCAGCATCGACAATGAAttagtttatcaaaattttcacGAGGATTTTGGTCCTCTAAATCTTGCCATGCTGTATCATTACTGTcagaaagttaataaaaaacttaaagcaataactttaaaaaagaagaaaattgtaCATTATACAACTATGAATCCACACAACAGAGTGAATGCTGCTTTTCTTATAGGGAGCTATGCT ATATTGTATTGTAAGCATACAGCGGAAGAAGCATATAATTGTTTAACCAAGAGTCCAAACAGCCCAGCGTTCATTAGGTTTCGCGATGCTTCCGTTAGTTCAGCGTGGTACCAAATATCCTTGAGCGAATGCCTTAGTGCCATATACAAGTGTCACAGACTTGgattctttaattttcaaaattttcgtgTTAAGGAATACGAATACTTTGAAAGAGTAGAAAATGGAGATTTGAATTGGATCGTTCCTGGTAAATTTATTGCATTTTGCGGACCTTATGCTGAATCGAAAATAGAAAACG GATATCGACTTCACGCACCAGAATCATATTTTACGTATTTTCGTTGCAACAATGTAACTACAATTATACGTCTGAACGCAAAGATTTACGATGCTTCGAGTTTCACAGAAGCAGGATTCGACCATAAGGATCTGTTCTTTGTTGACGGTTCAACTCCAACAGACTCGATCATGCACCAGTTTCTTGAAACATCGGAAAATGCGACTGGCGCTGTTGCGGTACATTGTAAAGCAGGACTTGGTAGGACAGGTTCTTTGATTGGCTGTTATATTATGAAACATTATCATTTAACTGCTCGTGAAACAATTGCATGGATAAGAATATGCAGACCAGGCTCAGTGATCGGGCATCAGCAGGAGTGGTTGGAGCG aAAAGAGGCGTATCTTCATTCTCTGCTGAAAGAGCCACTAAAACCAAAAACCAGGACTCCAGTTCATAAATATGGAATATATTCCATAATAAATAGACGCAAGCCGGCATTTTTATCGAACCTAAAGATCAAACTAAAGAATACTCATGTGGTACAAGATAATGTTTCGGGAATAATGCATCGCGTAGATGGAATTACATTGGACAACCGTGCTCCTGCTGCTGGCACCAGTGCaactaaatatatgattttaaCTCAGGGTGACAAATTAAATCAGATCAAAGCCAGAAGAAGTACTTTACCAGCGAATCACCTCAATACAACTACTGGACCACCAACAGTTGTACA CTGCTATTTAAGACCATTATTAAAAGCAAGAGGTCCGAAAAATAAAAGTAGCACATTACCTGCAAATAAAGAGAAAGATCCTACGAAAAGGAGTCTACCTAGGTCTACTACAACAACGATTGCTAAAAG AAACAGTTGGCTGGTCAACGGTACCTGTGATCCACCTCCGCGTCGTGTTAAGTCTACTAAACCAGCAATACAGATCCATAGTATCAACAACACAACTACCACCACTCCCGTTACATCAATATCCGTATCAAAACCGGTGACAAGGGCCAGTATAAGATCCTCCTGCATCACAGAGACCCATACTACAAATTCGTCTACAAATCATTCGGTTACGCAACCGCAGCCAGGCATGAATATGATTCTCAGGTCTGCAGATCGAGTACATCGCTATCATTCTCTAAGGCA TGCGCGCATGACCAGAAGTTGTAAAACAGCATTTATCGGACGACTAACCCATATTGTCAGTGGCGTTGGGGACGACAATCCAGTAATACAAGGATCTCGCCAGCGCCGAAGATCTCATTGCTTAAATCCAATCATTCAGTAA
- the Cdc14 gene encoding cell division cycle protein 14 isoform X5, whose translation MEDINDAIVCATEFIKDRLEFITLRREIKPKSTQDTHYFSIDNELVYQNFHEDFGPLNLAMLYHYCQKVNKKLKAITLKKKKIVHYTTMNPHNRVNAAFLIGSYAILYCKHTAEEAYNCLTKSPNSPAFIRFRDASVSSAWYQISLSECLSAIYKCHRLGFFNFQNFRVKEYEYFERVENGDLNWIVPGKFIAFCGPYAESKIENGYRLHAPESYFTYFRCNNVTTIIRLNAKIYDASSFTEAGFDHKDLFFVDGSTPTDSIMHQFLETSENATGAVAVHCKAGLGRTGSLIGCYIMKHYHLTARETIAWIRICRPGSVIGHQQEWLERKEAYLHSLLKEPLKPKTRTPVHKYGIYSIINRRKPAFLSNLKIKLKNTHVVQDNVSGIMHRVDGITLDNRAPAAGTSATKYMILTQGDKLNQIKARRSTLPANHLNTTTGPPTVVHCYLRPLLKARGPKNKSSTLPANKEKDPTKRSLPRSTTTTIAKSKYRFTIFTKNDRNSWLVNGTCDPPPRRVKSTKPAIQIHSINNTTTTTPVTSISVSKPVTRASIRSSCITETHTTNSSTNHSVTQPQPGMNMILRSADRVHRYHSLRHARMTRSCKTAFIGRLTHIVSGVGDDNPVIQGSRQRRRSHCLNPIIQ comes from the exons ATGGAGGATATAAACGATGCAATAGTATGCGCAACAGAATTTATAAAAG atcgaTTAGAGTTTATAACATTGCGCAGAGAGATAAAGCCAAAGAGTACGCAAGACACTCATTATTTCAGCATCGACAATGAAttagtttatcaaaattttcacGAGGATTTTGGTCCTCTAAATCTTGCCATGCTGTATCATTACTGTcagaaagttaataaaaaacttaaagcaataactttaaaaaagaagaaaattgtaCATTATACAACTATGAATCCACACAACAGAGTGAATGCTGCTTTTCTTATAGGGAGCTATGCT ATATTGTATTGTAAGCATACAGCGGAAGAAGCATATAATTGTTTAACCAAGAGTCCAAACAGCCCAGCGTTCATTAGGTTTCGCGATGCTTCCGTTAGTTCAGCGTGGTACCAAATATCCTTGAGCGAATGCCTTAGTGCCATATACAAGTGTCACAGACTTGgattctttaattttcaaaattttcgtgTTAAGGAATACGAATACTTTGAAAGAGTAGAAAATGGAGATTTGAATTGGATCGTTCCTGGTAAATTTATTGCATTTTGCGGACCTTATGCTGAATCGAAAATAGAAAACG GATATCGACTTCACGCACCAGAATCATATTTTACGTATTTTCGTTGCAACAATGTAACTACAATTATACGTCTGAACGCAAAGATTTACGATGCTTCGAGTTTCACAGAAGCAGGATTCGACCATAAGGATCTGTTCTTTGTTGACGGTTCAACTCCAACAGACTCGATCATGCACCAGTTTCTTGAAACATCGGAAAATGCGACTGGCGCTGTTGCGGTACATTGTAAAGCAGGACTTGGTAGGACAGGTTCTTTGATTGGCTGTTATATTATGAAACATTATCATTTAACTGCTCGTGAAACAATTGCATGGATAAGAATATGCAGACCAGGCTCAGTGATCGGGCATCAGCAGGAGTGGTTGGAGCG aAAAGAGGCGTATCTTCATTCTCTGCTGAAAGAGCCACTAAAACCAAAAACCAGGACTCCAGTTCATAAATATGGAATATATTCCATAATAAATAGACGCAAGCCGGCATTTTTATCGAACCTAAAGATCAAACTAAAGAATACTCATGTGGTACAAGATAATGTTTCGGGAATAATGCATCGCGTAGATGGAATTACATTGGACAACCGTGCTCCTGCTGCTGGCACCAGTGCaactaaatatatgattttaaCTCAGGGTGACAAATTAAATCAGATCAAAGCCAGAAGAAGTACTTTACCAGCGAATCACCTCAATACAACTACTGGACCACCAACAGTTGTACA CTGCTATTTAAGACCATTATTAAAAGCAAGAGGTCCGAAAAATAAAAGTAGCACATTACCTGCAAATAAAGAGAAAGATCCTACGAAAAGGAGTCTACCTAGGTCTACTACAACAACGATTGCTAAAAG TAAATATAGGTTCACTATCTTTACTAAAAATGATAGAAACAGTTGGCTGGTCAACGGTACCTGTGATCCACCTCCGCGTCGTGTTAAGTCTACTAAACCAGCAATACAGATCCATAGTATCAACAACACAACTACCACCACTCCCGTTACATCAATATCCGTATCAAAACCGGTGACAAGGGCCAGTATAAGATCCTCCTGCATCACAGAGACCCATACTACAAATTCGTCTACAAATCATTCGGTTACGCAACCGCAGCCAGGCATGAATATGATTCTCAGGTCTGCAGATCGAGTACATCGCTATCATTCTCTAAGGCA TGCGCGCATGACCAGAAGTTGTAAAACAGCATTTATCGGACGACTAACCCATATTGTCAGTGGCGTTGGGGACGACAATCCAGTAATACAAGGATCTCGCCAGCGCCGAAGATCTCATTGCTTAAATCCAATCATTCAGTAA